Proteins found in one Paenibacillus borealis genomic segment:
- a CDS encoding minor capsid protein produces MSCPRFWKDGDAMLASDLINFLTGAGYSVYPDANFVPADLPEAKFPCLFVEDSGGPPPDDYVPTERPSYQIIVKGKSYKANPVNMATAEAVAKGLSKLLHRESNYMVGSTYVFSSVATMQPSFIGLDEKDRPIYSTNFEFYAREE; encoded by the coding sequence GTGAGCTGTCCAAGATTCTGGAAGGATGGTGATGCCATGCTCGCAAGTGATCTGATCAATTTCCTGACCGGCGCGGGCTACTCCGTGTATCCGGATGCTAACTTTGTACCTGCAGATCTCCCTGAGGCAAAGTTTCCTTGCCTCTTCGTTGAAGACTCTGGCGGTCCTCCACCGGATGACTATGTTCCGACGGAGCGGCCGTCCTATCAGATTATCGTCAAGGGTAAGTCCTACAAGGCAAACCCGGTCAACATGGCAACTGCTGAAGCTGTGGCGAAGGGATTGTCCAAGCTACTGCACCGAGAATCAAATTACATGGTCGGTAGCACCTATGTCTTTTCCAGCGTGGCCACAATGCAGCCGAGCTTCATTGGGCTGGATGAGAAAGACAGGCCGATCTATTCAACCAATTTTGAGTTTTACGCGAGGGAGGAATAA
- a CDS encoding HK97 gp10 family phage protein, which produces MADNGAFSFELDGLDKIIDRLDDLEKDIEIRLDATLTKLAMKIIHDAKRLAPNDSGDLEGSLEVGELIQLIGLSSIDFGATVDVNDYSVIQHEGFNKSSLGKVITLKPGEKTLSKGNYRGYMPGKKYLANAIKLNEKLIKSELSKILEGW; this is translated from the coding sequence ATGGCTGATAATGGCGCGTTCTCATTTGAGCTGGACGGTTTGGACAAAATCATTGACCGGCTCGATGATCTGGAGAAGGACATCGAAATCCGCCTTGATGCGACACTGACCAAACTGGCTATGAAGATCATTCATGATGCAAAGCGGCTGGCTCCTAATGATAGCGGCGATTTGGAGGGATCCCTGGAAGTGGGGGAGCTGATTCAGCTAATCGGATTATCCTCCATCGACTTCGGGGCTACTGTAGATGTGAATGATTACTCCGTCATCCAGCATGAGGGATTTAACAAATCTTCGTTGGGCAAGGTGATCACACTCAAGCCTGGGGAGAAGACCCTAAGCAAAGGTAATTACAGAGGTTATATGCCGGGCAAGAAGTACCTTGCAAATGCCATCAAATTGAACGAAAAGCTGATCAAGAGTGAGCTGTCCAAGATTCTGGAAGGATGGTGA
- a CDS encoding major capsid protein has product MDPELLLLEEALSGEELLVYASNLTIQNDYWQNILFPPLQTDELTVDVIKSASSLPVMAQIAHLGTETKYGSREGTSGQRIEIPKIQRGRWMDEKLIRLLLMASQASGLRRQEVASIVRDQLDDAKYAVSSIRARKEWIAMQAASLGAVNYVEDDVRITVDYGFTNDQKPVLSGTDRWSDLVNSTPLLDMQTWYNIQKARGVILERAFTSQTVLSYLLNNLSMRQFYFGNPTGTAVPPQLDSSQLDQITDRMKLPRILAYDTVARTEDTALVNGKTSYSTVRMTPEDRFVMLPGGKLGDYLWAETTESMVSGIEAETTAENGIYVFRDLVSKHPLRLRTVGVNLAFPSFPYADSVMSATVI; this is encoded by the coding sequence ATGGATCCAGAACTGTTGTTGTTAGAAGAGGCGTTGTCCGGGGAGGAATTGCTGGTCTATGCGTCCAACCTCACGATTCAGAATGATTACTGGCAGAATATCCTGTTCCCACCGCTGCAAACGGATGAGTTGACAGTCGATGTGATCAAGTCGGCATCTTCGCTGCCAGTCATGGCACAGATCGCACACCTTGGGACTGAAACTAAGTACGGTTCCCGTGAAGGTACATCCGGACAGCGCATTGAGATTCCTAAGATTCAGCGCGGCCGTTGGATGGATGAGAAGTTGATCCGTTTGCTGCTCATGGCAAGCCAGGCATCCGGCCTGCGTAGACAGGAAGTTGCCAGCATTGTGCGGGATCAGTTGGATGATGCGAAGTATGCAGTATCCAGTATCCGGGCCCGTAAAGAGTGGATCGCCATGCAGGCAGCGAGCCTTGGTGCTGTAAACTATGTCGAGGACGATGTCCGTATTACTGTTGACTATGGTTTTACCAATGATCAAAAACCTGTTTTAAGTGGTACTGATCGATGGAGCGATTTGGTGAATTCTACTCCACTCCTCGACATGCAGACATGGTATAACATCCAGAAAGCCCGCGGGGTGATCCTGGAACGCGCCTTTACTAGCCAAACTGTTCTCTCGTACCTGCTGAACAACCTGTCCATGCGGCAATTCTACTTCGGCAACCCAACGGGGACGGCAGTGCCACCACAATTGGATTCGAGCCAACTGGACCAGATCACAGACCGCATGAAGCTGCCGCGTATTCTTGCTTACGATACGGTTGCCCGGACAGAGGACACTGCCTTGGTAAACGGCAAGACCAGTTACAGTACGGTGCGTATGACGCCGGAAGATCGGTTTGTCATGCTGCCAGGCGGCAAACTGGGTGACTACCTGTGGGCTGAGACAACCGAATCCATGGTATCCGGCATCGAAGCGGAAACGACTGCAGAGAACGGCATCTATGTATTCCGCGACCTGGTCAGCAAGCATCCACTGCGACTTCGCACGGTGGGTGTTAACCTGGCCTTCCCGTCGTTCCCTTATGCGGATTCTGTAATGAGTGCAACTGTAATCTAG
- a CDS encoding phage minor capsid protein: MATSEELIAQYVLTDERLRALVQSLEVGNISNRRRQQLLRQVEVIIEELTSSAGQGLADLVGSEYRNGAAIAVEQMTAAGIAAEAVNSSLKIIIHQQAAQTISDEGFYSILEASEHMSRDAKRRIETAVSRANEQSLIQGVSRRQATKNAVAEVNKQGITGMIAKNGAEIPADKYMAGVVQYHQRKAHVTGTENMAVQNGQDLVYVNSVGITCSMCAKYQGRVYSISGADKRFPKLELRPPYHSHCVHSLSVWVEEYTPAAEVEQTIKDSNRSFEQESRTEANIKRYNELQREKSRKNETRKQWIRYKATLPDDTPDLKQFASNKVRGTKKYGELQELYRAANIEIKKKGG, from the coding sequence ATGGCTACGTCGGAGGAACTGATCGCTCAGTATGTCCTGACGGACGAACGCCTGAGAGCCCTAGTCCAATCGTTGGAGGTCGGCAATATATCAAACCGCCGCAGGCAGCAGCTGCTTCGGCAGGTTGAGGTCATCATCGAGGAGTTGACCAGTAGCGCCGGGCAAGGTCTGGCTGATCTGGTTGGCTCTGAATACCGTAACGGGGCTGCTATAGCGGTTGAGCAGATGACGGCAGCGGGGATAGCGGCTGAAGCGGTTAACAGTTCGCTTAAGATTATCATCCACCAGCAGGCGGCACAGACGATCTCAGACGAGGGATTCTATTCCATCCTTGAAGCATCGGAGCATATGAGTCGCGATGCCAAACGGCGGATTGAAACTGCCGTTAGCCGTGCGAATGAGCAATCGCTGATCCAGGGCGTCAGCCGGAGGCAAGCCACGAAGAATGCCGTTGCCGAGGTTAATAAGCAGGGCATCACCGGGATGATTGCTAAGAACGGTGCTGAGATTCCTGCTGACAAGTACATGGCTGGCGTTGTGCAGTACCATCAGCGCAAGGCGCATGTCACCGGTACCGAGAACATGGCCGTGCAAAACGGACAGGACCTGGTGTATGTCAATTCTGTCGGCATCACCTGTTCGATGTGCGCCAAGTATCAGGGCCGTGTCTATTCCATCAGCGGAGCAGACAAGCGATTCCCAAAGCTGGAGCTGCGGCCGCCGTATCATAGCCATTGTGTTCACTCCCTGTCGGTATGGGTGGAAGAATATACGCCTGCTGCTGAGGTCGAGCAGACCATCAAGGACAGCAATCGATCGTTTGAACAGGAAAGCCGCACCGAAGCCAACATAAAGCGATACAACGAGCTGCAGCGTGAGAAGTCACGGAAGAATGAGACCCGGAAACAATGGATCAGGTACAAGGCCACGCTGCCGGATGATACTCCTGACCTGAAGCAGTTCGCCAGTAACAAGGTGCGGGGAACGAAGAAATACGGGGAGTTGCAGGAGCTTTACCGGGCGGCGAACATTGAGATTAAGAAGAAGGGGGGCTGA
- a CDS encoding PBSX family phage terminase large subunit, with amino-acid sequence MSAPVVVAFNSHFKIINRSKHRYRVMRGSAGSGKSVNIAQDFILKLGDPKYEGANLLCVRKVNETNRNSTYAELVGAINRIYGDQADEYWEVLRSPLMIRSRVTGNEIIFRGMNDVRDREKVKSITFTKGKLVWIWVEEATELQESDVDILDDRLRGVLLNPYLYYQITFSFNPVSASHWIKRKYFDYSSPDILTHHSTYLQNRFIDEAYHRRMMMRKEQDPDGYEVYGLGEWGELGGLIFKNFIVHDFDTSFGMFDSMHHAQDFGFNHANAILTVGVKDGEFFVCNEIYVHEMATDGIIELADRQGLSKYLAMYCDSAEPDRIQMWQNAGYNASGVMKEPGSVQAQIDYLKQRKIHIHPDCVNTIKEIQQWSWRKDKKTGLYLDEPVNVFDDAMAALRYSAEPLRRPESIYSNQRPSGW; translated from the coding sequence ATGAGTGCTCCGGTAGTCGTGGCGTTCAATTCTCATTTCAAGATCATTAACCGTTCTAAGCATCGGTACCGGGTGATGCGTGGCAGCGCCGGATCTGGCAAATCCGTTAATATAGCACAGGACTTCATTTTGAAGCTTGGCGATCCGAAGTATGAGGGTGCCAACCTGCTGTGTGTCCGGAAGGTCAATGAAACCAACCGGAATAGCACCTACGCGGAGCTGGTCGGCGCGATCAACCGGATTTACGGTGATCAGGCTGATGAATACTGGGAAGTCCTTCGTTCACCGCTGATGATCCGCAGCCGGGTAACCGGTAATGAGATCATATTCCGCGGCATGAATGATGTGCGGGACCGCGAAAAGGTCAAATCTATCACCTTCACCAAGGGGAAGTTGGTCTGGATTTGGGTGGAGGAAGCAACTGAGCTGCAGGAATCTGATGTCGATATTCTGGATGACCGGCTGCGCGGGGTTCTGCTGAATCCTTATCTCTATTATCAGATCACCTTCAGTTTCAACCCGGTGTCGGCTTCCCATTGGATTAAGAGGAAATACTTCGATTACTCGAGTCCGGATATCCTGACGCACCATTCCACGTATCTGCAGAACCGGTTCATCGATGAAGCCTACCACCGCCGTATGATGATGCGTAAGGAGCAGGATCCGGATGGATACGAGGTTTACGGGCTGGGAGAATGGGGCGAGCTCGGCGGCCTGATCTTCAAGAATTTCATTGTGCATGACTTCGATACTTCCTTCGGGATGTTCGACAGCATGCATCATGCGCAGGACTTTGGATTTAACCATGCAAATGCCATTCTCACGGTCGGTGTCAAAGACGGTGAGTTTTTTGTATGCAACGAGATATACGTCCATGAAATGGCCACAGACGGGATCATTGAGCTGGCTGATCGGCAGGGCCTTAGTAAGTACCTGGCGATGTACTGCGATTCCGCCGAGCCTGACCGCATTCAGATGTGGCAGAATGCCGGATACAATGCTTCTGGTGTAATGAAGGAGCCCGGCAGCGTGCAGGCTCAGATCGATTACCTGAAGCAGCGGAAGATACACATTCATCCCGATTGCGTCAATACCATCAAGGAGATACAGCAGTGGTCATGGCGGAAGGACAAGAAGACAGGGCTTTATCTGGATGAGCCAGTTAATGTGTTTGATGACGCAATGGCTGCGCTTCGCTATTCGGCTGAGCCACTTAGACGGCCAGAGTCGATATATTCAAATCAACGCCCTTCAGGCTGGTGA
- the terS gene encoding phage terminase small subunit yields MNWDDIRKEYETTEITLRELAEKYVIKYPTIKSRNQRQGWVKDASPGATDASSDKDASKKRRGPPKGNKNAVGNRGGAPPGSKNALGNKGGHGGPYRNDKAVTHGFFRKFLPDDTAEIMEQLETRSPIDMMWDQITIQYAAILRAQQIMLVKDRDDLTKELKKSKLVTTEKTDNEETEWEIQFAWDKQATFLTAQSRAMTTLQNLIRQYDEMCRQDGADTEHQLRVEKLKKEISILDKKGGSDGSKPPLHIIVDYGDDAS; encoded by the coding sequence ATGAACTGGGATGATATCAGAAAAGAATACGAGACAACGGAAATCACTTTGCGTGAATTAGCTGAGAAATACGTTATCAAATACCCGACGATCAAAAGCCGGAACCAGCGGCAGGGATGGGTCAAGGATGCATCTCCGGGAGCTACGGATGCATCCAGCGATAAAGATGCATCCAAAAAACGGCGCGGTCCTCCAAAGGGAAACAAGAACGCCGTTGGCAATCGCGGCGGTGCTCCTCCCGGCAGTAAGAATGCGCTGGGAAACAAGGGCGGGCACGGCGGGCCATACCGAAATGATAAAGCCGTCACCCATGGCTTCTTCCGTAAGTTCCTGCCTGACGACACCGCCGAGATCATGGAGCAGCTTGAAACCCGTTCCCCTATCGATATGATGTGGGATCAGATCACGATTCAGTACGCTGCTATTCTCCGGGCGCAGCAGATCATGCTGGTGAAGGACCGGGATGATCTTACGAAAGAGCTTAAGAAGTCCAAACTGGTCACTACTGAGAAAACGGATAATGAGGAAACCGAGTGGGAGATTCAGTTCGCCTGGGACAAGCAGGCTACCTTCCTAACTGCGCAGAGCCGGGCAATGACCACACTGCAGAACCTTATCCGGCAGTATGACGAGATGTGCAGGCAGGATGGAGCGGATACAGAACATCAGCTCCGCGTTGAGAAGCTCAAGAAGGAAATTTCGATTCTTGATAAGAAAGGCGGGAGTGATGGCAGCAAGCCGCCTCTTCACATCATCGTAGATTACGGGGATGATGCATCATGA
- a CDS encoding DUF4145 domain-containing protein: MSRQILYSRPENGKYAVEYPSYVDRYPDKCPVCNVVVEPRIIYAKFFSRGISEAVFLCTKNDCNSLFISYYYSGDINLWTYSRSEPQKLILPKFSDEINELSPLFKEIYGQAYTADNSGLNHVAGMGYRKALEFLIKDYLINFLEKEREVIEKKLLGKCIKDDVDNSNIKLVAERAVWIGNDETHYVRKWETKDISDLKKLIDVTVHWISSEIITKRVIEEMQ; this comes from the coding sequence ATGAGCAGACAAATTTTATACTCACGTCCTGAAAACGGGAAATATGCAGTTGAATATCCTTCTTATGTAGATCGATACCCAGATAAATGTCCTGTTTGTAATGTTGTTGTTGAACCGAGAATCATTTATGCTAAATTTTTCAGTCGAGGTATATCGGAAGCAGTTTTTTTATGCACAAAAAATGATTGCAACTCTCTATTTATTTCATATTATTATTCTGGCGACATTAACTTATGGACTTATTCAAGAAGCGAACCTCAAAAACTTATATTGCCAAAGTTCAGTGATGAAATAAATGAATTGTCGCCATTGTTCAAAGAAATTTATGGACAAGCATACACGGCTGATAATTCTGGACTGAATCATGTAGCTGGAATGGGATATAGAAAAGCTTTGGAATTCTTGATAAAAGATTACTTAATTAATTTTCTTGAAAAAGAAAGAGAAGTAATTGAAAAGAAACTTTTAGGAAAATGTATTAAGGATGATGTTGACAATTCAAATATCAAACTGGTTGCTGAGAGGGCAGTATGGATTGGGAATGATGAGACACATTATGTCCGGAAATGGGAAACCAAAGATATTTCTGACCTTAAAAAACTAATCGATGTCACAGTTCATTGGATTTCATCTGAGATTATCACCAAGAGAGTAATTGAAGAAATGCAGTAG
- a CDS encoding DNA adenine methylase, with amino-acid sequence MKQWNGLPEKISIVAERLKDVQIENRPALQVIARYNRPDVLIYADPPYLLETRNGPIYDNEMTDADHTQLLEALAVHPGPVFLSGYDNSLYNECLSGWHRQERQQTIETGQSRTEVLWINPAAAGQVGQMQLF; translated from the coding sequence GTGAAACAGTGGAACGGCCTGCCGGAGAAAATTAGTATCGTGGCAGAACGTCTGAAGGATGTTCAGATTGAAAACCGCCCGGCGTTGCAGGTAATCGCTCGGTACAATCGGCCTGATGTGCTGATATATGCGGATCCGCCGTACCTGCTTGAGACCCGGAACGGACCGATTTACGACAATGAAATGACAGATGCTGATCATACACAACTGCTTGAAGCTCTGGCGGTGCATCCAGGACCGGTATTCCTTAGTGGATATGACAATTCACTCTATAACGAGTGCTTGTCTGGATGGCACCGGCAGGAACGGCAGCAGACCATTGAAACCGGACAGAGCCGGACAGAGGTGTTATGGATCAACCCGGCAGCAGCAGGGCAGGTCGGACAGATGCAGTTATTTTAA
- a CDS encoding DNA adenine methylase, with translation MKVPRILHYPGSKWSMAEWIISHMPAHTTYLEPYFGSGAVLFNKPPAVLETVNDLDGSVVNLFRVIRDKPDELARAVYWTPYSRDEYLSCQTGGGFRPRKCPQISCSLLAEHQGQNGFYLGMEMSGNTG, from the coding sequence TTGAAGGTACCACGCATACTCCATTACCCTGGCAGCAAGTGGAGCATGGCCGAGTGGATCATCAGCCACATGCCAGCACATACGACCTATCTGGAGCCGTACTTTGGAAGCGGGGCGGTGCTATTCAACAAACCACCGGCAGTACTAGAGACGGTGAATGATCTGGACGGAAGTGTCGTGAACCTTTTCCGGGTGATCAGGGATAAACCTGACGAACTGGCCCGGGCAGTGTACTGGACTCCATATAGCCGGGACGAATACCTCTCCTGTCAAACGGGGGGGGGATTCAGACCTCGAAAATGCCCGCAAATTTCTTGTTCGCTGTTGGCAGAGCATCAGGGTCAAAACGGGTTCTATCTCGGGATGGAAATGTCGGGGAACACCGGATGA
- a CDS encoding DNA cytosine methyltransferase, with the protein MGLPDNIIYKTAAFLFAGIGGATAGAMRSTVEYGGKVYKFKVLCSIDNDPVACRNHDQICGEKTSVVMDLFKRWQYKAWHGHEPPETWRETTPWDIWQAFKEQVPFFLFLSPPCKGLSGLLPSDKAASAQYQALNFLTVHGLEMALQACLEYGGAIPAVIQLENVPRITSRGEPLLKQILKMLKKYGYEVSVRSDHNLGTIGGLGQNRVRFLLKARDPKQIPNVIYYPEAKPMKSIGEVLVPLPAPGDTVAGGPMNKLQQLQWKTWMRLALILAGGDWRDLNKVNWQNLRIAHEPRRGAYEVADWNEPSRAVTSTAGPGRSNGVAAVSDPRLHINSEGKTNILRIQSVDEQSSCITGAAGPYQGGASIADPALKERPSRHPAAYRVVRVDEVAPCVTGTRFGSGAIAIADPLLKCTPRADSYGVQDWDQPAKTVIGSADIHASAAAVTDPRIPKDNEQGVWVIIAQDGTWHRPLTTYELAMLQNFPTHLPDGRPFQLEGCNDAKAREYIGNAVPPGAEEAMGNVILMAAAEAEAGISFQLSWNPVWVAPGEEQRPTVLH; encoded by the coding sequence TTGGGCTTACCAGATAACATCATCTATAAAACAGCAGCGTTCCTCTTTGCGGGGATCGGTGGGGCCACGGCCGGAGCAATGCGCTCAACAGTTGAATATGGCGGCAAGGTTTATAAGTTCAAGGTACTGTGCTCGATCGACAACGACCCTGTTGCATGCCGGAATCATGATCAGATCTGCGGTGAGAAAACTTCTGTGGTAATGGACTTGTTCAAGCGTTGGCAGTACAAAGCCTGGCACGGACATGAGCCGCCTGAGACTTGGAGGGAAACAACGCCTTGGGATATCTGGCAGGCATTCAAGGAGCAGGTACCGTTCTTTCTGTTCCTCTCACCGCCATGCAAGGGCCTGAGCGGGCTACTGCCGTCTGATAAGGCAGCATCCGCTCAGTATCAGGCGCTTAATTTCCTTACTGTTCATGGATTGGAAATGGCTTTGCAGGCTTGTCTGGAGTATGGAGGAGCCATCCCGGCAGTCATTCAACTGGAGAACGTACCGAGAATCACCAGTCGGGGCGAACCTTTATTGAAGCAGATTCTGAAGATGCTTAAGAAATACGGATATGAGGTAAGTGTTCGGTCTGATCACAACCTGGGTACCATTGGCGGGCTTGGGCAAAACCGAGTGCGGTTTCTCCTTAAAGCTCGCGATCCAAAGCAGATTCCGAATGTGATTTACTATCCAGAAGCTAAGCCCATGAAGAGCATCGGAGAGGTACTTGTACCCTTGCCTGCCCCAGGAGATACAGTTGCAGGCGGTCCGATGAACAAATTACAGCAGCTGCAGTGGAAGACTTGGATGCGATTGGCCCTTATACTCGCCGGCGGAGATTGGCGAGATCTGAACAAAGTCAATTGGCAGAACTTGCGAATTGCACATGAACCGCGGCGAGGGGCATACGAAGTGGCTGATTGGAATGAACCGAGTAGAGCAGTAACCAGCACGGCGGGACCCGGTCGCAGCAATGGTGTTGCCGCAGTGTCGGACCCACGGCTTCATATTAACAGCGAAGGCAAGACAAATATTCTGCGGATACAATCGGTAGATGAACAATCCTCTTGCATAACCGGTGCTGCTGGACCATATCAGGGCGGAGCCAGCATCGCTGATCCTGCATTGAAGGAACGGCCTAGTCGTCACCCGGCAGCCTACCGGGTAGTGCGGGTTGACGAGGTGGCGCCATGTGTGACAGGTACGCGATTTGGCAGCGGGGCTATTGCCATTGCAGATCCTTTGCTGAAATGCACTCCACGGGCGGATAGCTACGGTGTCCAAGACTGGGATCAACCAGCCAAGACAGTGATTGGCAGCGCCGATATTCATGCTTCAGCTGCAGCGGTAACTGATCCGAGAATTCCGAAAGACAACGAACAGGGAGTTTGGGTGATAATCGCCCAAGATGGTACTTGGCACCGGCCGCTCACTACCTATGAGCTCGCCATGCTGCAGAACTTCCCGACGCATCTTCCAGACGGCAGACCGTTCCAGCTTGAGGGCTGTAATGATGCCAAGGCACGGGAGTACATCGGGAATGCTGTTCCTCCGGGAGCTGAGGAGGCTATGGGCAATGTCATCCTGATGGCGGCAGCGGAAGCTGAAGCGGGCATATCATTCCAGCTCAGTTGGAATCCAGTTTGGGTTGCTCCTGGTGAGGAGCAGCGGCCGACAGTGCTGCATTGA
- a CDS encoding zinc-finger domain-containing protein produces MMSRLQVVYAISDILQHCGVCPQRVKLSQKYGSTYSKIDGYCNRECPVGGLLQLQGKELIRERA; encoded by the coding sequence ATGATGAGCAGGCTACAGGTGGTCTACGCAATAAGCGATATCCTCCAGCATTGCGGGGTCTGCCCGCAGCGCGTGAAGCTTAGCCAGAAGTATGGCAGCACTTATTCCAAAATAGACGGGTATTGCAACCGGGAGTGTCCGGTAGGTGGATTGCTGCAGCTGCAGGGAAAAGAACTCATACGTGAAAGGGCGTGA
- a CDS encoding DUF5348 domain-containing protein, with amino-acid sequence MKDKIKAALIKLEPELKRVAKLIEEGENDGIYDREDPDAQYLRSMFNVISEDLSKTRRYIRQLSAPLVAEETIYKRPDGRYGSRTSYYTSGAAIEYLFTDSWGDQVWVYSHIEHNGEDYYIVNNPKLSLEGLRVRVKRLPMWD; translated from the coding sequence ATGAAGGACAAAATCAAGGCGGCTCTGATCAAATTGGAGCCTGAGCTGAAGCGGGTAGCCAAGCTGATTGAGGAAGGAGAGAATGACGGGATTTATGACCGAGAGGATCCTGATGCTCAGTATCTTCGGAGTATGTTCAATGTAATCAGCGAAGATTTGAGCAAAACTCGGCGTTACATCCGGCAGCTCTCCGCTCCACTTGTGGCAGAAGAGACCATTTATAAACGTCCAGACGGACGGTATGGAAGCAGGACTTCCTATTATACATCCGGTGCGGCAATAGAGTATCTGTTCACCGATTCTTGGGGCGATCAAGTTTGGGTGTACTCCCACATCGAGCATAACGGTGAGGATTACTACATCGTTAATAATCCTAAGCTCTCACTTGAAGGGCTGCGGGTAAGAGTCAAGCGATTGCCTATGTGGGATTAG
- a CDS encoding IDEAL domain-containing protein yields MFIDFGMLMQLRYEAMLSVHADAIWQASIQRFNEERLLKLIDQALDDQNPEAFYQYSAELAGVRAVQAYGQVTSASKG; encoded by the coding sequence ATGTTCATCGATTTCGGGATGCTCATGCAACTGCGGTATGAAGCCATGCTGAGTGTCCACGCTGATGCAATTTGGCAAGCCTCTATCCAACGCTTTAATGAGGAACGTCTGCTCAAGCTGATCGACCAGGCACTGGATGATCAAAATCCTGAAGCATTTTACCAATACTCGGCAGAGTTGGCCGGAGTAAGGGCGGTGCAGGCTTATGGGCAAGTCACATCGGCGTCCAAAGGATGA
- a CDS encoding RusA family crossover junction endodeoxyribonuclease: MIQFVVYGEPVAQGRPKFSTAGGFTRAYDPAKSRDYKDYVRLAAREYAPAALLEGALGIAITAYRSTPKSFSKKKAAEAERGEILPVTKPDADNYLKGVKDALKGIIWKDDSQVVDAFVRKRYSNRPRIEVKIKELT; encoded by the coding sequence ATGATCCAGTTCGTGGTGTACGGAGAGCCAGTCGCTCAGGGTCGGCCTAAGTTCAGTACTGCAGGCGGATTCACCAGGGCATATGACCCGGCCAAATCCCGGGATTACAAGGATTATGTCCGGCTGGCCGCCCGGGAATATGCACCGGCTGCTCTGCTGGAAGGAGCTTTAGGCATTGCTATCACAGCTTATCGTTCCACACCGAAGAGCTTCAGTAAGAAGAAGGCGGCGGAAGCTGAGCGGGGCGAAATTCTCCCGGTCACTAAACCGGATGCTGACAACTACCTGAAAGGGGTGAAGGATGCTCTGAAGGGCATCATCTGGAAGGATGACAGCCAGGTGGTGGATGCTTTCGTCCGGAAGCGGTATAGTAACCGGCCGCGCATTGAAGTGAAGATCAAGGAATTAACTTAA
- a CDS encoding DUF6906 family protein yields MKQEKRPTRRQMLEIQAAGLSAWNWFVERDTREQLVLINRYSGKPRTIRRAVS; encoded by the coding sequence ATGAAGCAGGAAAAGCGGCCAACACGCCGGCAGATGCTTGAAATTCAGGCAGCTGGCTTGAGTGCGTGGAATTGGTTTGTGGAGCGGGATACGCGTGAACAGTTAGTACTGATAAATCGGTACTCCGGCAAGCCCCGGACGATCCGGAGGGCAGTGTCGTGA